The Acropora palmata chromosome 10, jaAcrPala1.3, whole genome shotgun sequence genome contains a region encoding:
- the LOC141893811 gene encoding RNA-binding protein 1-like isoform X2, with the protein MSVRTYKVYVGNLGSNGSKRELEREFERFGRLHDVWVARNPPGFAFVEFEDLHDAEDAIKSLDGARICGERVRVEMARNRSSRGGGSGGGGGGGRSRSSMNHDGFGGGGRRFEERGSDRFDDRSRSPYRFT; encoded by the exons ATGTCTGTCAGGACTTACAAAGTGTACGTTGGAAACCTTGGTAGCAATGGTTCAAAACGTGAACTTGAGAGAGAGTTTGAGAGATTTGGTAGACTGCATGATGTATGGGTAGCTCGTAACCCCCCTGGTTTTGcatttgttgaatttgaagATCTCCATGATGCAGAAGATGCCATCAAGTCACTAGATGGGGCTAGAATATGTGGAGAAAGAGTACGTGTTGAAATGGCACGAAATCGCAGCAGTCGAGGTGGTGGTAGTgggggaggaggaggaggaggtcGTTCTAGGAGCTCAATGAATCATGATGGCTTTGGAGGCGGGGGAAGACGTTTTGAAGAAAGAGGTTCTGATCGCTTCGATGACAGATCAAGGTCCCCTTAtag GTTCACCTAA